One Caretta caretta isolate rCarCar2 chromosome 6, rCarCar1.hap1, whole genome shotgun sequence genomic region harbors:
- the RAPSN gene encoding 43 kDa receptor-associated protein of the synapse isoform X3, translating into MRLFGAKEMGQDQTKQQIEKGLQLYQSNQTEKALQVWMRVLEKTMDPAGRFRVLGCLITAHSEMGRYKDMLKFAVVQIDTARELEDPDYLMESYLNLARSNEKLCEFQKTISYCKTCLNMQGTTVSLQLNGQVSLSMGNAFLGLSIFQKALECFEKALRYAHNNDDKMLECRVCCSLGSFYTQIKDYEKALFFPCKAAELVNDYGKGWSLKYRAMSQYHMAVAYRKLGHLADAMECCEESMKIALQHGDRPLQALCLLCFADIHRSRADIQTAFPRYDSSMSIMTEIGNRLGQIQVLLGVAKCWVIQKELDKALEGIEKAEELAEGLGNKMPPDQWDSWLPQLPSFINEARIRVTC; encoded by the exons ATGAGGCTTTTTGGTGCAAAGGAGATGGGTCAGGACCAGACGAAGCAGCAGATAGAGAAAGGACTCCAGCTCTACCAGTCTAACCAGACAGAAAAGGCCCTGCAAGTTTGGATGAGGGTATTGGAAAAGACCATGGATCCTGCTGGCAGGTTTCGGGTTTTGGGCTGCCTCATCACTGCTCATTCGGAGATGGGCAGATACAAGGATATGCTAAAG TTTGCAGTTGTGCAGATTGACACAGCTCGGGAGCTagaggaccctgactaccttaTGGAGAGCTACCTGAACCTGGCTCGGAGCAACGAGAAACTCTGTGAATTCCAGAAAACCATCTCTTACTGTAAGACATGCCTGAACATGCAGGGCACCACTGTGAGCCTGCAACTGAATGGTCAGGTGAGCCTCAGTATGGGCAATGCCTTCCTGGGCCTCAGCATCTTTCAGAAGGCATTGGAGTGTTTTGAGAAAGCCCTGCGCTATGCACACAACAATGACGACAAGATGCTGGAATGTCGCGTCTGCTGCAGCTTGGGGAGTTTCTACACACAGATCAAG GACTATGAGAAAGCCTTGTTCTTCCCATGTAAAGCAGCTGAATTGGTGAATGATTATGGAAAGGGCTGGAGTTTGAAGTACCGAGCAATGAGCCAGTACCACATGGCAGTGGCCTATCGGaagctggggcacctggcagatGCTATGGAATGCTGTGAG GAGTCAATGAAGAttgctctgcagcatggggaCCGGCCACTGCAGGCACTGTGCCTACTCTGCTTTGCTGATATCCACCGTAGCCGAGCAGACATACAG ACAGCCTTTCCTCGCTATGATTCCTCCATGAGCATCATGACAGAGATTGGAAACCGCCTGGGACAGATCCAGGTACTGCTGGGAGTGGCCAAGTGTTGGGTGATCCAGAAGGAGCTAGACAAG GCACTGGAAGGCATTGAGAAGGCAGAAGAGCTGGCAGAGGGACTGGGGAACAAG ATGCCTCCAGACCAATGGGACTCGTGGCTGCCCCAACTGCCGTCGTTCATCAATGAAGCCAGGATTCGTGTGACGTGCTGA
- the RAPSN gene encoding 43 kDa receptor-associated protein of the synapse isoform X4 produces MRLFGAKEMGQDQTKQQIEKGLQLYQSNQTEKALQVWMRVLEKTMDPAGRFRVLGCLITAHSEMGRYKDMLKDYEKALFFPCKAAELVNDYGKGWSLKYRAMSQYHMAVAYRKLGHLADAMECCEESMKIALQHGDRPLQALCLLCFADIHRSRADIQTAFPRYDSSMSIMTEIGNRLGQIQVLLGVAKCWVIQKELDKALEGIEKAEELAEGLGNKLGLLKLHCLGEGIYRTKGQQRELRDHVVKFHECVEEMELYCGMCGESIGEKNSQLQALPCSHFFHLKCLQTNGTRGCPNCRRSSMKPGFV; encoded by the exons ATGAGGCTTTTTGGTGCAAAGGAGATGGGTCAGGACCAGACGAAGCAGCAGATAGAGAAAGGACTCCAGCTCTACCAGTCTAACCAGACAGAAAAGGCCCTGCAAGTTTGGATGAGGGTATTGGAAAAGACCATGGATCCTGCTGGCAGGTTTCGGGTTTTGGGCTGCCTCATCACTGCTCATTCGGAGATGGGCAGATACAAGGATATGCTAAAG GACTATGAGAAAGCCTTGTTCTTCCCATGTAAAGCAGCTGAATTGGTGAATGATTATGGAAAGGGCTGGAGTTTGAAGTACCGAGCAATGAGCCAGTACCACATGGCAGTGGCCTATCGGaagctggggcacctggcagatGCTATGGAATGCTGTGAG GAGTCAATGAAGAttgctctgcagcatggggaCCGGCCACTGCAGGCACTGTGCCTACTCTGCTTTGCTGATATCCACCGTAGCCGAGCAGACATACAG ACAGCCTTTCCTCGCTATGATTCCTCCATGAGCATCATGACAGAGATTGGAAACCGCCTGGGACAGATCCAGGTACTGCTGGGAGTGGCCAAGTGTTGGGTGATCCAGAAGGAGCTAGACAAG GCACTGGAAGGCATTGAGAAGGCAGAAGAGCTGGCAGAGGGACTGGGGAACAAG CTTGGCCTGCTGAAGCTTCACTGCCTGGGTGAAGGAATCTATCGCACAAAGGGACAGCAACGGGAACTTCGTGACCATGTGGTGAAGTTCCACGAGTGTGTAGAGGAGATGGAGCTGTACTGCGGCATGTGTGGAGAGTCCATTGGGGAGAAGAACAGCCAGCTCCAGGCGCTGCCTTGCTCCCATTTCTTCCATTTAAA ATGCCTCCAGACCAATGGGACTCGTGGCTGCCCCAACTGCCGTCGTTCATCAATGAAGCCAGGATTCGTGTGA
- the RAPSN gene encoding 43 kDa receptor-associated protein of the synapse isoform X2 gives MRLFGAKEMGQDQTKQQIEKGLQLYQSNQTEKALQVWMRVLEKTMDPAGRFRVLGCLITAHSEMGRYKDMLKFAVVQIDTARELEDPDYLMESYLNLARSNEKLCEFQKTISYCKTCLNMQGTTVSLQLNGQVSLSMGNAFLGLSIFQKALECFEKALRYAHNNDDKMLECRVCCSLGSFYTQIKDYEKALFFPCKAAELVNDYGKGWSLKYRAMSQYHMAVAYRKLGHLADAMECCEESMKIALQHGDRPLQALCLLCFADIHRSRADIQTAFPRYDSSMSIMTEIGNRLGQIQALEGIEKAEELAEGLGNKLGLLKLHCLGEGIYRTKGQQRELRDHVVKFHECVEEMELYCGMCGESIGEKNSQLQALPCSHFFHLKCLQTNGTRGCPNCRRSSMKPGFV, from the exons ATGAGGCTTTTTGGTGCAAAGGAGATGGGTCAGGACCAGACGAAGCAGCAGATAGAGAAAGGACTCCAGCTCTACCAGTCTAACCAGACAGAAAAGGCCCTGCAAGTTTGGATGAGGGTATTGGAAAAGACCATGGATCCTGCTGGCAGGTTTCGGGTTTTGGGCTGCCTCATCACTGCTCATTCGGAGATGGGCAGATACAAGGATATGCTAAAG TTTGCAGTTGTGCAGATTGACACAGCTCGGGAGCTagaggaccctgactaccttaTGGAGAGCTACCTGAACCTGGCTCGGAGCAACGAGAAACTCTGTGAATTCCAGAAAACCATCTCTTACTGTAAGACATGCCTGAACATGCAGGGCACCACTGTGAGCCTGCAACTGAATGGTCAGGTGAGCCTCAGTATGGGCAATGCCTTCCTGGGCCTCAGCATCTTTCAGAAGGCATTGGAGTGTTTTGAGAAAGCCCTGCGCTATGCACACAACAATGACGACAAGATGCTGGAATGTCGCGTCTGCTGCAGCTTGGGGAGTTTCTACACACAGATCAAG GACTATGAGAAAGCCTTGTTCTTCCCATGTAAAGCAGCTGAATTGGTGAATGATTATGGAAAGGGCTGGAGTTTGAAGTACCGAGCAATGAGCCAGTACCACATGGCAGTGGCCTATCGGaagctggggcacctggcagatGCTATGGAATGCTGTGAG GAGTCAATGAAGAttgctctgcagcatggggaCCGGCCACTGCAGGCACTGTGCCTACTCTGCTTTGCTGATATCCACCGTAGCCGAGCAGACATACAG ACAGCCTTTCCTCGCTATGATTCCTCCATGAGCATCATGACAGAGATTGGAAACCGCCTGGGACAGATCCAG GCACTGGAAGGCATTGAGAAGGCAGAAGAGCTGGCAGAGGGACTGGGGAACAAG CTTGGCCTGCTGAAGCTTCACTGCCTGGGTGAAGGAATCTATCGCACAAAGGGACAGCAACGGGAACTTCGTGACCATGTGGTGAAGTTCCACGAGTGTGTAGAGGAGATGGAGCTGTACTGCGGCATGTGTGGAGAGTCCATTGGGGAGAAGAACAGCCAGCTCCAGGCGCTGCCTTGCTCCCATTTCTTCCATTTAAA ATGCCTCCAGACCAATGGGACTCGTGGCTGCCCCAACTGCCGTCGTTCATCAATGAAGCCAGGATTCGTGTGA
- the RAPSN gene encoding 43 kDa receptor-associated protein of the synapse isoform X1, producing the protein MRLFGAKEMGQDQTKQQIEKGLQLYQSNQTEKALQVWMRVLEKTMDPAGRFRVLGCLITAHSEMGRYKDMLKFAVVQIDTARELEDPDYLMESYLNLARSNEKLCEFQKTISYCKTCLNMQGTTVSLQLNGQVSLSMGNAFLGLSIFQKALECFEKALRYAHNNDDKMLECRVCCSLGSFYTQIKDYEKALFFPCKAAELVNDYGKGWSLKYRAMSQYHMAVAYRKLGHLADAMECCEESMKIALQHGDRPLQALCLLCFADIHRSRADIQTAFPRYDSSMSIMTEIGNRLGQIQVLLGVAKCWVIQKELDKALEGIEKAEELAEGLGNKLGLLKLHCLGEGIYRTKGQQRELRDHVVKFHECVEEMELYCGMCGESIGEKNSQLQALPCSHFFHLKCLQTNGTRGCPNCRRSSMKPGFV; encoded by the exons ATGAGGCTTTTTGGTGCAAAGGAGATGGGTCAGGACCAGACGAAGCAGCAGATAGAGAAAGGACTCCAGCTCTACCAGTCTAACCAGACAGAAAAGGCCCTGCAAGTTTGGATGAGGGTATTGGAAAAGACCATGGATCCTGCTGGCAGGTTTCGGGTTTTGGGCTGCCTCATCACTGCTCATTCGGAGATGGGCAGATACAAGGATATGCTAAAG TTTGCAGTTGTGCAGATTGACACAGCTCGGGAGCTagaggaccctgactaccttaTGGAGAGCTACCTGAACCTGGCTCGGAGCAACGAGAAACTCTGTGAATTCCAGAAAACCATCTCTTACTGTAAGACATGCCTGAACATGCAGGGCACCACTGTGAGCCTGCAACTGAATGGTCAGGTGAGCCTCAGTATGGGCAATGCCTTCCTGGGCCTCAGCATCTTTCAGAAGGCATTGGAGTGTTTTGAGAAAGCCCTGCGCTATGCACACAACAATGACGACAAGATGCTGGAATGTCGCGTCTGCTGCAGCTTGGGGAGTTTCTACACACAGATCAAG GACTATGAGAAAGCCTTGTTCTTCCCATGTAAAGCAGCTGAATTGGTGAATGATTATGGAAAGGGCTGGAGTTTGAAGTACCGAGCAATGAGCCAGTACCACATGGCAGTGGCCTATCGGaagctggggcacctggcagatGCTATGGAATGCTGTGAG GAGTCAATGAAGAttgctctgcagcatggggaCCGGCCACTGCAGGCACTGTGCCTACTCTGCTTTGCTGATATCCACCGTAGCCGAGCAGACATACAG ACAGCCTTTCCTCGCTATGATTCCTCCATGAGCATCATGACAGAGATTGGAAACCGCCTGGGACAGATCCAGGTACTGCTGGGAGTGGCCAAGTGTTGGGTGATCCAGAAGGAGCTAGACAAG GCACTGGAAGGCATTGAGAAGGCAGAAGAGCTGGCAGAGGGACTGGGGAACAAG CTTGGCCTGCTGAAGCTTCACTGCCTGGGTGAAGGAATCTATCGCACAAAGGGACAGCAACGGGAACTTCGTGACCATGTGGTGAAGTTCCACGAGTGTGTAGAGGAGATGGAGCTGTACTGCGGCATGTGTGGAGAGTCCATTGGGGAGAAGAACAGCCAGCTCCAGGCGCTGCCTTGCTCCCATTTCTTCCATTTAAA ATGCCTCCAGACCAATGGGACTCGTGGCTGCCCCAACTGCCGTCGTTCATCAATGAAGCCAGGATTCGTGTGA